A genomic segment from Desulfurella amilsii encodes:
- the secY gene encoding preprotein translocase subunit SecY: protein MQDYSNMFNVPELNKRLLFTLIMFIIFRLAAHIPTPGVDTHVLSALVNQNQSTALGLFNLFSGGAISNFSIVSLGIMPYISAAIILELFTAVSPELAKLKKEGESGRRKISEYTRYLTVVISLLQGIGIAIGLQSMHGPNGIPVVIWHGIGFIIFADITLTTGTIFLMWLGEQITERGIGNGISLIIFAGIIARLPSAIGNTFNLVSSGDMSILALLLIFVVVIGVIALIVFVELAQRRVSVQYPRRMVGKRLYNAQSSYIPLKINVSGVIPPIFASSIMLFPATIAKVINVPMVQKISNLLNPGGLIYNVFYVILIFFFAYFYTSIAFNPKDVADNLKKNGGFIPGIRPGKYTADFLDWILTRLTFVGGIYLSFVCVLPWILMSHFSVPFYFGGTALLIVVQVALDTIMQIQAHLYMRNYDGFLKKGGR from the coding sequence ATGCAAGACTATTCAAATATGTTTAACGTACCCGAATTAAACAAAAGGTTGTTATTTACCCTTATTATGTTTATCATATTTAGGTTAGCAGCACACATACCAACCCCAGGTGTAGACACTCATGTGTTGTCTGCACTTGTAAATCAAAATCAATCAACAGCGCTTGGGTTATTTAACCTTTTTAGCGGTGGCGCTATTAGCAACTTTAGCATAGTTTCATTAGGCATTATGCCTTATATTTCTGCTGCTATTATTTTGGAGTTATTTACTGCTGTCAGTCCAGAGCTTGCGAAATTAAAAAAAGAAGGCGAATCAGGTAGAAGAAAAATATCAGAGTATACAAGGTACTTAACGGTTGTCATATCGCTTTTACAAGGTATCGGTATCGCAATTGGTCTGCAATCCATGCATGGACCTAATGGCATTCCCGTTGTCATTTGGCACGGTATTGGGTTTATAATATTTGCTGATATAACATTGACAACCGGTACCATTTTTTTAATGTGGCTTGGCGAGCAAATAACAGAACGTGGTATTGGAAATGGTATATCTCTTATTATTTTTGCTGGTATTATTGCAAGACTTCCATCCGCTATAGGTAATACTTTTAACTTGGTAAGCTCTGGTGATATGTCTATACTTGCATTGCTGTTAATATTTGTAGTTGTAATAGGTGTGATTGCGCTAATTGTATTTGTCGAGTTAGCTCAAAGAAGAGTAAGCGTGCAGTACCCAAGAAGAATGGTGGGTAAGCGTCTCTACAATGCGCAAAGTAGCTATATTCCATTAAAAATCAATGTGTCAGGCGTAATACCACCAATTTTTGCTTCTTCTATAATGCTTTTTCCTGCAACAATAGCTAAAGTAATCAATGTGCCTATGGTTCAAAAAATTTCTAACTTGCTGAATCCTGGTGGTTTAATTTATAATGTTTTTTATGTAATTTTGATTTTTTTCTTTGCTTACTTTTACACATCTATTGCTTTTAATCCAAAAGATGTGGCAGACAATCTTAAAAAAAATGGTGGGTTTATCCCAGGCATAAGACCGGGTAAATACACTGCGGATTTTTTGGATTGGATACTTACAAGGCTTACATTTGTAGGTGGTATATATTTGTCCTTTGTTTGTGTATTACCATGGATATTAATGTCGCATTTTAGCGTGCCATTTTATTTTGGTGGTACTGCTTTATTGATTGTTGTGCAGGTTGCGCTTGACACAATAATGCAAATACAGGCTCATCTTTATATGAGAAACTATGATGGTTTTTTGAAAAAAGGGGGTAGATAG
- a CDS encoding adenylate kinase → MIVVLLGAPGVGKGTQSENIAKKFSIVQISTGDILRNEVKTQTDLGEKAKKYMEKGELVPDELIIKMIENRISKTDCANGFLLDGFPRTIEQAKSFDKMIERKSLNLDRVIYIDVANDEIVERLTLRRVCPTCGAIYHLKNKPPRQDMICDICGSKLVQRSDDTKETVENRLKVFKEHTKPLIDYYEKQGKLSSISGLGNVDEVFTRISKILGDL, encoded by the coding sequence GTGATCGTAGTACTACTTGGAGCTCCAGGCGTAGGAAAAGGTACTCAATCGGAAAATATTGCTAAAAAATTTTCAATTGTGCAAATATCTACAGGGGATATATTAAGAAATGAAGTAAAAACCCAAACCGATCTTGGAGAGAAGGCAAAAAAATACATGGAAAAAGGCGAACTTGTTCCAGATGAACTTATTATTAAAATGATAGAAAACCGTATATCAAAAACTGATTGTGCAAATGGTTTCCTATTGGATGGATTTCCAAGAACGATTGAGCAAGCAAAAAGCTTTGATAAAATGATAGAACGAAAAAGTTTAAATCTTGATAGAGTAATATATATTGATGTTGCTAATGATGAAATCGTAGAAAGATTAACACTAAGAAGGGTTTGTCCAACTTGCGGAGCTATTTATCACTTGAAAAATAAGCCACCAAGACAAGATATGATATGCGATATTTGTGGTTCTAAATTGGTCCAACGTAGCGATGATACAAAAGAAACTGTAGAAAATAGATTAAAAGTTTTTAAGGAACACACGAAACCGCTAATTGATTATTATGAAAAGCAGGGGAAGTTAAGCTCAATAAGTGGTTTAGGTAATGTGGACGAAGTTTTTACAAGAATATCAAAGATACTAGGCGACTTATGA
- the rplR gene encoding 50S ribosomal protein L18, with protein MLKKRSRNKLRLARKVRLKYKIRGTLEKPRLCVFKSLNHIYAQIIDDASGKTIVSVSSLDNQLQGKVKGCNIETAKLVGAILAKKATEKDISSVVFDRNGYLYHGKVKALADAAREGGLIF; from the coding sequence ATGTTAAAGAAACGCAGTAGAAATAAACTTCGATTAGCCAGAAAAGTTCGTTTGAAGTATAAAATAAGAGGCACATTAGAAAAACCGAGGTTATGTGTATTCAAAAGTTTAAATCATATATATGCTCAAATTATTGATGATGCAAGTGGCAAAACAATCGTGAGTGTTTCAAGTTTGGATAACCAGTTACAAGGCAAAGTTAAAGGTTGTAATATTGAAACTGCAAAGTTAGTTGGAGCGATTTTGGCTAAAAAAGCAACGGAAAAGGACATATCAAGTGTTGTTTTTGATAGAAATGGCTACTTGTATCATGGCAAAGTTAAAGCCTTAGCAGATGCTGCAAGAGAAGGCGGTTTGATATTTTAG
- the rpsE gene encoding 30S ribosomal protein S5 produces MDKSFQEHVIKVGRVAKVVKGGRRFRFNALVVVGDSNGQVGIALGKSKEVSEAIKKAIEKAKKEMFRVPITKDGSIPHIIQVKQGSGVVLLKPAQPGTGVIAGNTARYILEACGIKNIVTKSIGSSNPFNLANAVIKALQLLKSKEEIFEGRGLVQ; encoded by the coding sequence GTGGATAAAAGTTTTCAAGAGCATGTTATCAAAGTTGGAAGAGTTGCTAAGGTAGTAAAAGGTGGTAGAAGATTTAGGTTTAATGCACTAGTTGTGGTCGGCGATTCAAACGGTCAAGTAGGCATTGCGCTTGGTAAATCAAAAGAAGTTTCAGAGGCTATAAAAAAAGCCATAGAAAAAGCTAAAAAAGAAATGTTTAGAGTACCTATTACAAAAGATGGTAGCATACCACATATAATTCAAGTTAAACAAGGTTCTGGCGTGGTGTTGTTGAAACCGGCACAACCAGGAACTGGTGTAATTGCAGGCAATACCGCAAGATATATTTTGGAAGCATGTGGTATTAAAAATATAGTTACAAAATCCATTGGCTCAAGTAATCCATTTAATTTAGCTAATGCAGTTATTAAGGCTCTTCAATTATTAAAGAGTAAAGAAGAAATATTTGAAGGAAGGGGACTAGTGCAATGA
- the rplO gene encoding 50S ribosomal protein L15, giving the protein MHLYELPKIVQKRKRVGRGDASGYGTTAGKGNKGERARSGHGHLPVYYEGGQTPIYRRLPKRGFKNNFKVEYDIVNLNTLDKHFNDNDQVTLEILTSKGLASGNKLVKILGNGALSKKLNIKAHAFSKQAMSKIEQANATFEVL; this is encoded by the coding sequence ATGCATTTATATGAATTACCAAAAATAGTACAAAAGCGCAAAAGAGTTGGAAGAGGTGATGCAAGTGGCTATGGCACAACAGCAGGCAAAGGCAATAAAGGTGAAAGGGCTAGAAGTGGCCATGGGCATTTACCTGTGTATTATGAAGGCGGTCAGACACCTATCTATAGAAGATTACCTAAAAGAGGATTTAAAAATAATTTTAAAGTAGAGTATGACATTGTAAATCTTAATACATTAGATAAACACTTTAATGACAATGACCAGGTTACGCTTGAAATACTAACATCTAAAGGATTGGCTAGCGGTAATAAATTAGTAAAAATTCTTGGAAATGGGGCTTTATCTAAAAAATTGAATATTAAAGCTCACGCATTTTCTAAGCAAGCCATGAGTAAAATTGAACAAGCAAACGCTACGTTTGAGGTTCTTTAA
- the rplF gene encoding 50S ribosomal protein L6, which yields MSRIGKKVIDIPKNIDLNIEKDKVTIKGPRGVATQTFKSEFIEVVKEGDTLIIKNINEENKKANAFHGLYRSLIANAVVGVTNGFKKELIIEGVGYKANVESKRVKLNLGFSHEIFYPIPDGITVEVDKTGTNVTIYGIDKYLVGQVAADMRAFKKVEPYKGKGIRYKDEKVRRKAGKAAGK from the coding sequence ATGTCTCGTATAGGCAAAAAAGTTATTGATATACCAAAAAATATCGATCTAAACATAGAAAAAGACAAAGTTACGATTAAAGGCCCAAGGGGTGTTGCAACACAAACCTTTAAATCAGAATTTATTGAAGTAGTAAAAGAAGGGGATACTTTAATTATTAAAAACATAAACGAGGAAAATAAAAAAGCAAACGCTTTTCACGGTTTGTACAGGAGCTTGATTGCAAATGCCGTTGTGGGTGTAACTAATGGTTTTAAAAAAGAATTGATAATAGAGGGTGTTGGCTATAAAGCAAATGTTGAATCGAAGAGAGTTAAGTTAAATCTTGGATTTTCTCATGAGATTTTTTACCCAATACCAGATGGTATAACTGTGGAAGTAGATAAAACTGGCACAAACGTAACAATATATGGGATTGACAAATATTTAGTTGGTCAGGTTGCAGCTGACATGAGGGCATTTAAAAAAGTTGAACCATATAAGGGTAAAGGTATTAGATACAAAGACGAGAAAGTCAGAAGGAAAGCTGGTAAAGCCGCAGGAAAATAG
- the rpmD gene encoding 50S ribosomal protein L30, whose translation MTLKITMTRSYIGQKDKIKKIARSLGLKRPNQFVLRKDTPYIKGMIKKLYYMVKVEEVE comes from the coding sequence ATGACTCTTAAAATAACTATGACAAGAAGTTATATTGGGCAAAAGGATAAAATAAAAAAAATAGCAAGGTCTCTTGGTTTAAAAAGGCCAAACCAGTTTGTTCTAAGAAAAGATACACCGTACATTAAAGGAATGATAAAAAAATTATACTATATGGTTAAAGTAGAAGAAGTTGAATAA